In Roseicyclus marinus, the genomic window AGGGCCCCGAAGAGCTGCTTGTCGCGCACGGGGCGGCCATTGACGAAGATGTATTGCGCCACCGCAGCGCCGCGCGAATAGGTGGGCAGGCCGGCAAGGCCGGTCAGGCGCAGCCCCTCGCGTTCGGCATCGATGCGCATGGCGTTCTCGACGAAATCGGCGCCGATAAGGGCAGAGAGGCGCGCGGTCAGCGCCTGCCAGATATCGCCGGTTTCGGGATCGACGCGCAGGATCACGCGCTCGCCCTCGGTCATGTCCTTGAGGGTGAAGCCCACGGCGGGTTCGGCCATGGCGAGGCGGCGGATCACATCGGTGATCGCCTGCATCTCGGCCCGGTCGCTGCGCAGGAATTTCAGCCGGGCGGGCGTGGCGAAGAAGAGGTCGCGCAATTCCACGACCGTGCCGCGCGACAGGGCGGCAGGGCGGATGGGGGAGAGCGCGCCGCCGGTCACGCGGATCTCATGCGCCTCGAGCCCCGCGACGCGGCTGGTGATCCTGAGCCGCCCGACCGCGCCGAGCGAGGGCAGCGCCTCGCCCCGGAAGCCGAAGCTGCGGATATTCAGAAGGTCGGTGCCGTCGATCTTGGAGGTGGCGTGGCGCGAGAGGGCCAGCGGCAGATCCTCGGGTGTCATGCCGCAGCCGTCGTCGGTGACGCGGATCAGCGCCTTGCCGCCCTGGGCCACCTCGACCAGGATGCGGGTGGCGCCGGCATCGAGCGCGTTTTCCACCAGTTCCTTGACGGCGGAGGCGGGGCGTTCCACGACCTCGCCCGCCGCGATCCGGTTGATCGCGGCTTCATCCAGTTGCCGGATGATCGGGCGGCTTATGTTGGGTTCATCAAGGGACATGCCACCAAACCTAGCATGCGCCCCCCCTCTGTTCCAAGGCCGTCGCGTCAGTTTCCGGGGGATAAGCCCTGCGGCTGGCCGACGACGACGAAATGCAGCGCCGCGGGATCGAGAAGGCGGGCGGCGACGCGGCGCACATCGTCGAGGGTCACGGCCTCGATGTAGCTGTTGCGGTTGGTGATGTAATCGACGGGCATGTCATCGGATTGCATGGAGGCAAGGATGCTGGCGATGGTGCCGTTGCCGTCGAAGCGCAACGGATATTCGCCGGTCATGTAGCGTTTGGCGGCCTCAAGCTCGGCCTCGGTGATGCCGTTCTGGGCCAGATCGGCCCATTGGGCGCGGACCACGTCGATCGCTTCGGCCACAAGTTCGTTCGAGGAGGAGAATTGCCCCAGCACGGCGGGCGAGAGGTCCGCGAGCGACAGGAAACTGCCGATGCCATAGGTCAGGCCACGGGCGACGCGCACCTCCTGCATCAGGCGGGATTGGAAGCCGCTGCCGCCCAGAACCTCGTTCAGGACGAAGGCGGCGAAGAAATCGGGATCGTCGCGGTCGATTCCCGCATGGCCGAAATAGGCCACCGATTGGGGGCTGGGGAAATCCACGACCGTCACGCCGCCCGCAAGCCCGGAGGTGACGGGACCGGGGCGCGGGGGCGCTTCGGCGGGCAGATCGCCGAGGATATGGTCGATCAGCGCGCCCAGTTCTGCCGCGGTGATGTCGCCCGCGGCACCGACCACGACCCGGTCGCGGGTGAGCGCCGCGCGATGGGCGGCGAGGATATCGTCGCGGGTGAGGGCGGCGACGCTTTCGGGCGTGCCCTCTTGCGGGGTGGCATAGGGGTGATCGCCATAGGCCATGTCGTTGAAAGTGGTGCGCGCGATGGTGCCGGGATCGCGGGCGTTGCGTTCGAGAAGCGACAGGACCTGCCCGCGCACCCGTTCGATCGCATCGGGATCGAAGCGCGGTTCGACCAAGGCCGCGCGCAGGAGATCGGCGGCGGCATCCCGGTTCTGGGTCAGCATCCGGGCCCCGATGGAGACGACATCGCGCGAGGCGTCGAAGCTGAAGCTTGCGGCCAGCCCCTCGCGGGCGGCGGCAAAAGCCTGCGCATCCATGTCGGCGGCGCCTTCTTCGAGAAGGCCCGTCATCAGGTAGGTCGCGCCGCGTGCCTCGGGCGCGTCAAGGGCCGAGCCGCCGAGGAACCAGAATTCCAGCGCGACGAAGGGGATGGAATGATCCTCCACCAACCACGCCTCGACCCCGCCGGGGGAGGTGACTTCCTCGATCTCGATGGTGGCGAGCGCGGGAAAGGCGAAGCAGAGGGCGGCGAGGGTTGCCGCGATGCGGGCGATCATTGGCCAATCTCCACATTCTGGGAATCGGGCCCGGTGACGGGGCGGATCAGGTGGCCCGTCACGGTGGACGGATCGTCAAAGAGCCTGCGGGCGGCGGCCATCACATCGTCGGGCGTCACGGAGAGGAGCGTTTCGGTCCAGCCCTCGATATCCGACAGGGTGAGGCCGCTGGTCAGTTCGGCCCCATAGGCCTGCGCCACGCCGGCGGTATCGTCTTGTTCGTAGATCTCGCCCGCTTCGATCCGAAAGCGGATGCGCTCGAACTGGGCGGGGTCGATGCCTTCGGCGAGGAAGGTGTCGACCATGCGCCACAGATCGGCCTCGGCCTCGTCGAGGGAGACGCCGGGAACGGGCACGTTCACCATGCTGAAGGAGGAGGGATCGAGCGAGGTCGGATCGTAGAAGGCGGCGGCGTAAAGCGCGCGTTCTTCCTCGATCTGGAGGCGGCGCGCGAAAAGCGAGGTCTGCCCGCCGCCCAGCATTTCGGCCAGATAGACGAGTGCGGCTGCCTCGGCCTGATCGCCCGGTTCGCGGACGGGCGCGAGCATCTGCACGGTGACGTAAGGATTGGCCACGCGCGCATCCTCGTAGACCACGCGCCGATCGGCGATATGGGGCGGCTCGAGCGGGCGCAGGCGGGGGGGCAGGCCGTCCGAGGCCGGGATCGGGCCGTAATGTTCCTGTGCCAGCGCCAGAACCTCGTCGGGGGTCACGTCGCCCGCGACGATCAGGATCGCGTTGTTGGGGTGATACCAGGTGTCGTAGAAGGCCTGCGCATCTTCGAGCGACAGCTCCTCCATCTCGTGACGCCAGCCGATGACGGGGAT contains:
- a CDS encoding M16 family metallopeptidase, whose translation is MIARIAATLAALCFAFPALATIEIEEVTSPGGVEAWLVEDHSIPFVALEFWFLGGSALDAPEARGATYLMTGLLEEGAADMDAQAFAAAREGLAASFSFDASRDVVSIGARMLTQNRDAAADLLRAALVEPRFDPDAIERVRGQVLSLLERNARDPGTIARTTFNDMAYGDHPYATPQEGTPESVAALTRDDILAAHRAALTRDRVVVGAAGDITAAELGALIDHILGDLPAEAPPRPGPVTSGLAGGVTVVDFPSPQSVAYFGHAGIDRDDPDFFAAFVLNEVLGGSGFQSRLMQEVRVARGLTYGIGSFLSLADLSPAVLGQFSSSNELVAEAIDVVRAQWADLAQNGITEAELEAAKRYMTGEYPLRFDGNGTIASILASMQSDDMPVDYITNRNSYIEAVTLDDVRRVAARLLDPAALHFVVVGQPQGLSPGN
- a CDS encoding M16 family metallopeptidase, with the protein product MLHRPALALRLALALILTPLAASATGDVTDFMLDNGMQVVVIEDHRAPAVTHMVWYRVGAADEPPGQSGIAHFLEHLMFKATETMGSGEFTELVKANGGFTNAFTSWDYTGYFQRIAADRLGLMMQMEADRMRNLRFDPVEVATERSVILEERAERFDSSAGGLFTEQTRAALFLNHPYGIPVIGWRHEMEELSLEDAQAFYDTWYHPNNAILIVAGDVTPDEVLALAQEHYGPIPASDGLPPRLRPLEPPHIADRRVVYEDARVANPYVTVQMLAPVREPGDQAEAAALVYLAEMLGGGQTSLFARRLQIEEERALYAAAFYDPTSLDPSSFSMVNVPVPGVSLDEAEADLWRMVDTFLAEGIDPAQFERIRFRIEAGEIYEQDDTAGVAQAYGAELTSGLTLSDIEGWTETLLSVTPDDVMAAARRLFDDPSTVTGHLIRPVTGPDSQNVEIGQ